A genomic stretch from Candidatus Nitrososphaera gargensis Ga9.2 includes:
- a CDS encoding type II toxin-antitoxin system RatA family toxin, with the protein MVTINASREVSAPLDKVWNIVADVDNEPQYWHGTKTVKNISKSGNTIEREVTIAFKDSKCRQTVVLDPKKSVGITITEGPLKGTKVVTLSPTSGNGTRIDVVWDIKLAGFLGMFTGMVKKHIAEGTEEALERIAKAVE; encoded by the coding sequence ATGGTAACCATCAACGCAAGCCGGGAGGTGTCTGCGCCGCTGGACAAGGTGTGGAATATTGTCGCAGATGTCGACAATGAACCCCAGTACTGGCACGGCACCAAGACCGTGAAAAACATTAGCAAGAGCGGGAACACTATAGAACGCGAAGTCACGATTGCTTTCAAGGACTCTAAATGCCGCCAGACCGTGGTGCTTGACCCGAAAAAGTCGGTAGGGATAACGATAACAGAAGGCCCGCTCAAGGGCACCAAGGTGGTTACGCTTTCTCCAACAAGCGGAAACGGCACAAGGATCGACGTTGTCTGGGACATCAAGCTTGCAGGTTTCCTTGGAATGTTCACCGGCATGGTGAAAAAGCACATCGCGGAAGGGACTGAGGAAGCCTTGGAAAGGATTGCAAAAGCAGTCGAATAA
- a CDS encoding winged helix-turn-helix domain-containing protein gives MMSERKNNRGKIQIMGDVLELATSGIKKTHIMYKANLSYEQVHLYLSELIEKNLIAQDTSQNGVVYRTTDKGREFLLYYTRIVEFLEEPRVELSTPYVRM, from the coding sequence ATGATGTCAGAACGCAAAAACAACAGGGGAAAAATCCAGATCATGGGCGACGTGCTGGAGCTCGCTACGTCGGGAATAAAAAAGACACACATCATGTACAAGGCAAACCTCAGCTACGAGCAGGTTCATCTTTATCTGAGCGAGCTGATTGAGAAAAACCTGATCGCGCAGGACACTTCGCAAAACGGAGTGGTGTACAGGACGACCGATAAGGGAAGAGAATTCTTGCTGTACTATACACGCATAGTAGAGTTCCTCGAAGAGCCGCGGGTTGAGCTGAGCACGCCCTACGTCAGGATGTAG
- a CDS encoding S1C family serine protease — protein MNKAILAASIVVAAVAIFFVYSQFIDLDFGDGGVPIIKDFVQVSENGKGRADLDDSAFQIGQVSTVQASSSELSLPDLFAKVEKSVVQITDSDETNPLDSRLGSGFVYDTNGHIITNYHVVNGGGRLDVTFLDGTVYRATLIGSDPFTDLAVLYVEDVPREKLVPLPLGNSSNIRVGEQVAAIGNPFGLSGSMSAGIVSGVGRLIPTQEAGGFSIPDVIQTDAPINPGNSGGPLLNMRGEVIGINSAIFSTTGQFAGVGFAIPSDTMTKVVPSLITTGSFKHPWLGVSGRDMTPGIADRLNLEEPRGFLVMEVVAGSPAEQAGIRGGNQEVVIDGVPVMLGGDVIISIDDRTVRKIDDILVYLQRDKEVGDELKLTILRDGREMNVTAVLAARPSQQESP, from the coding sequence TTGAACAAGGCGATTCTGGCTGCATCAATCGTTGTTGCTGCTGTCGCAATATTTTTTGTTTATTCGCAGTTTATAGATCTTGATTTTGGAGATGGTGGCGTGCCGATTATCAAAGATTTTGTACAGGTAAGCGAGAATGGAAAAGGAAGGGCCGACCTAGATGATAGCGCATTTCAGATCGGACAGGTAAGCACAGTGCAGGCTTCAAGCTCAGAGCTGAGCCTGCCAGACCTGTTTGCCAAGGTGGAAAAGTCTGTCGTGCAGATAACGGACAGCGACGAGACCAACCCTCTTGACTCGCGACTGGGCTCGGGATTTGTCTATGACACCAACGGGCACATCATTACCAACTACCATGTCGTAAACGGTGGAGGCAGGCTGGACGTGACATTCCTTGACGGCACGGTATACAGGGCCACACTGATAGGCTCAGACCCATTCACCGACCTTGCAGTCCTCTATGTGGAAGACGTGCCGAGGGAAAAACTGGTACCGCTGCCACTTGGCAACTCGTCCAACATAAGGGTCGGCGAGCAGGTGGCTGCAATTGGCAACCCCTTTGGGCTTTCAGGGTCCATGAGTGCCGGCATCGTCAGTGGAGTCGGCCGGCTGATACCGACGCAGGAAGCTGGCGGTTTCTCTATACCTGACGTTATCCAGACAGATGCTCCTATCAACCCAGGCAACTCGGGCGGCCCGTTGCTCAACATGAGGGGTGAAGTGATAGGCATCAACTCTGCCATATTTTCGACCACCGGCCAGTTCGCCGGCGTAGGCTTTGCAATCCCATCTGATACAATGACCAAGGTCGTGCCATCGCTTATCACCACCGGATCGTTCAAGCACCCGTGGCTTGGAGTGTCTGGCAGGGACATGACGCCGGGCATAGCCGACCGCCTGAACCTTGAAGAGCCACGCGGCTTTCTGGTGATGGAAGTTGTCGCCGGCAGCCCTGCGGAACAAGCCGGCATAAGGGGAGGCAATCAGGAAGTGGTAATAGACGGCGTGCCAGTCATGCTGGGAGGTGATGTAATTATCAGCATTGACGACAGGACTGTAAGGAAGATAGACGATATCTTGGTCTACTTGCAGAGGGACAAGGAAGTCGGTGACGAGCTAAAGCTGACCATCCTTCGCGATGGCCGAGAGATGAACGTCACTGCGGTACTGGCTGCAAGACCTAGCCAGCAAGAATCACCCTAG
- a CDS encoding transcription initiation factor IIB, translating to MLARQEPDSLDLCVVCSGQLISDPDTGEEVCSSCGVVARENLELAAERRAFTLEEMDKRYRTGEPASLMMYDMGLSSFIDNKNIDANGKQIQGYTEIDRLRRLNKITVSNNSKTKNLNKAMREIRRITEILGIGTPVAERAAYIYRKALEKELIKGRSITGIVAATIYIACKDTGTPRSIHEIQEVIGNADRKNISYYYKFLLREMKIHVPLPMPSNSISRIADKARLSEKTVRKALEILALVGDNAMLSGKNPVSLAAASLYLATIETSEYTTQLRIAIAADVSTVTVRKRCLEMIQLVKAANSQLLPKSIEKSQELLAEEPKTAAAQQLPVASSATAHQPPAKNVKGLFLASRQVPHLPDLPVH from the coding sequence ATGTTAGCTAGGCAAGAGCCAGACAGCCTCGACCTCTGCGTAGTTTGCAGCGGCCAGCTCATCTCCGATCCGGACACTGGGGAAGAAGTGTGCAGCAGTTGCGGCGTAGTAGCGCGCGAGAACTTGGAGCTGGCTGCAGAGCGGCGTGCATTCACACTGGAAGAGATGGATAAGCGGTACCGGACAGGTGAGCCGGCGTCGCTCATGATGTATGATATGGGGCTTTCAAGCTTTATCGATAACAAGAATATCGACGCAAACGGCAAGCAGATCCAAGGATACACTGAGATCGACAGGCTCCGGAGGCTCAATAAAATTACCGTGTCAAACAACTCAAAGACAAAGAACCTCAACAAGGCTATGAGGGAGATCCGTAGGATAACCGAGATCCTCGGCATCGGCACACCGGTTGCAGAGCGCGCCGCTTACATTTACCGCAAGGCCCTTGAAAAGGAGCTTATCAAAGGGCGATCAATAACAGGCATCGTCGCAGCGACGATATATATTGCCTGCAAGGATACCGGTACTCCTCGCTCGATACATGAAATACAGGAAGTGATCGGCAACGCCGACAGGAAGAACATCTCCTACTATTACAAGTTCCTGCTGCGCGAGATGAAGATCCATGTACCATTGCCTATGCCTTCAAACAGCATATCGAGAATTGCAGACAAGGCGCGCCTGTCTGAAAAGACAGTGAGAAAGGCGCTTGAAATACTAGCACTTGTTGGCGACAACGCAATGCTTTCGGGCAAGAACCCTGTCTCCCTTGCTGCCGCCTCGCTTTACCTTGCAACGATAGAGACAAGTGAGTACACGACGCAGCTCAGGATAGCGATAGCGGCAGACGTGAGTACCGTGACTGTCCGGAAAAGGTGTCTTGAGATGATACAGCTTGTAAAGGCGGCCAACTCGCAGCTTCTTCCAAAGTCAATAGAGAAAAGTCAAGAACTACTGGCAGAAGAACCCAAGACCGCAGCAGCTCAGCAGCTTCCAGTTGCAAGCTCTGCAACAGCTCATCAGCCGCCGGCCAAAAACGTCAAGGGGCTCTTTCTGGCAAGCAGGCAGGTTCCGCATCTACCTGATCTGCCAGTGCATTGA
- a CDS encoding CbtA family protein: MKTITFIAITLISGAIAGTILGAVNQVVVEPYIERAIELEMQNAAQNGEIINPIEFAAYRFWQRGGEVAAGTILGLSLGSLFGIVFAYGRGSVPGSSNKKKALVIAGIMWFTLFLIPALKYPANPPAVGDPDTILYRQGLYLAFLAISGFSALGLAFLYRRLGATMKAKKALIPAIYAVIMAGTYFAMPPNPDPISAPMDLVISFRIASAFTISMFWGLLGITLGAFWDKLRPHETARISMR; this comes from the coding sequence ATGAAAACTATTACTTTTATCGCCATCACCCTCATTTCAGGAGCGATCGCCGGGACGATCCTCGGAGCCGTCAATCAGGTTGTTGTCGAGCCGTACATCGAGCGCGCAATCGAGCTTGAAATGCAGAACGCTGCTCAGAATGGCGAAATAATCAACCCGATTGAGTTTGCGGCTTACCGGTTCTGGCAAAGGGGAGGTGAAGTTGCCGCCGGGACGATCCTCGGGCTGTCTTTGGGCTCGCTCTTTGGAATAGTGTTTGCCTACGGACGTGGCTCGGTTCCCGGCTCTAGCAACAAAAAGAAGGCGCTTGTTATCGCCGGCATCATGTGGTTTACCCTGTTCCTGATACCTGCTCTAAAGTACCCTGCAAACCCGCCTGCGGTAGGAGACCCAGACACAATCCTCTACAGACAGGGCCTTTACCTTGCGTTCCTTGCAATATCTGGATTTAGTGCACTAGGGCTTGCGTTTCTCTACCGAAGATTGGGCGCTACTATGAAGGCAAAGAAGGCGCTCATCCCTGCAATCTATGCTGTCATAATGGCCGGAACGTATTTTGCAATGCCGCCAAACCCAGACCCAATAAGCGCGCCAATGGATCTTGTCATCAGTTTTAGGATCGCTAGTGCATTCACCATAAGCATGTTCTGGGGATTGCTTGGCATAACGCTTGGCGCATTCTGGGACAAGCTCAGGCCGCACGAGACTGCTAGAATAAGCATGCGTTAA
- a CDS encoding CbtB domain-containing protein, with protein MSQRSNQITKTSAGVPKMAVGILLGVLAFGVFMVGFDQGEVFGFTVPADGSGGQPGTNWAHEFYHDMRHAAGIPCH; from the coding sequence ATGTCCCAAAGAAGCAATCAGATCACAAAAACATCTGCAGGCGTACCCAAGATGGCAGTTGGCATTCTGCTTGGAGTGCTTGCATTTGGAGTCTTTATGGTAGGATTTGACCAAGGCGAAGTTTTTGGCTTTACCGTGCCGGCAGACGGGAGCGGAGGCCAACCGGGAACAAACTGGGCCCATGAATTCTACCACGATATGAGGCATGCAGCAGGAATTCCGTGCCACTAA
- a CDS encoding glycosyltransferase, with the protein MELAFTVANLVITAIMAGIFGMWVYFLAYMTKSFKKAPTLESFDRSGTTHSPKVSVILPARNEERYIARCLDSLLAQDYPNFEIIAINDSSTDRTGEIMQEYAAKDSRVVHVNAPPKPDGWAGKNWACYEGYLRAKGEVLLFTDADTEHSPSTMSLAIGQLVSQNLDALTAIPLLICNDFWTKITLPALETFLHTRFSPLRVNDPNTKTGYFFGSFFVITRSTYEAVGTHKGVRQELVEDGALGGKVKEHKFRMKMVRGESQIKAVWARDLQTLWDGLRRLMMPIYYQNRSGAYLMVIAVFFILFAPFALLPYLPAAAAASANNINNISFQLLLGIQLAAIALIFVATAVQCKLGVFESPLYALASPLGGALVSFGFLSAIVDAGNGGTVSWRDRQYTVSENQHPIH; encoded by the coding sequence ATGGAGCTTGCCTTCACAGTCGCCAACCTTGTGATTACCGCGATTATGGCCGGCATCTTTGGCATGTGGGTATACTTTCTTGCATACATGACCAAGTCGTTCAAGAAGGCTCCGACCTTGGAGTCATTCGACCGCTCGGGCACAACCCACTCGCCCAAGGTCAGCGTTATCCTGCCTGCCAGAAACGAGGAGCGCTATATTGCACGCTGCCTTGACAGCCTGCTTGCGCAGGATTATCCTAATTTTGAGATAATCGCGATCAACGATTCGTCCACCGACAGGACAGGCGAAATAATGCAAGAGTATGCTGCCAAGGACTCTAGGGTGGTACATGTCAACGCGCCACCCAAGCCGGATGGGTGGGCCGGCAAGAATTGGGCCTGCTACGAGGGATACCTGCGGGCAAAAGGCGAAGTACTGCTGTTCACCGATGCTGACACCGAGCACTCGCCCTCTACAATGTCGCTTGCAATCGGGCAGCTGGTATCGCAGAACCTTGATGCTCTGACGGCCATACCACTGCTTATCTGCAACGATTTCTGGACAAAGATAACACTCCCTGCCCTTGAGACCTTTCTGCATACGCGCTTTTCACCCCTGCGCGTAAACGACCCGAACACCAAGACAGGCTATTTCTTCGGCAGCTTTTTTGTGATTACGCGGAGCACCTACGAGGCTGTCGGCACGCACAAGGGAGTTAGGCAAGAGCTAGTAGAAGACGGCGCCCTCGGCGGCAAGGTCAAGGAGCACAAGTTCAGGATGAAAATGGTCAGAGGCGAGAGTCAGATAAAGGCTGTGTGGGCGCGCGACCTGCAGACGCTGTGGGATGGCCTGCGCCGTCTCATGATGCCGATCTACTACCAGAACAGGTCAGGCGCTTACTTAATGGTCATAGCTGTTTTCTTTATCCTGTTTGCGCCATTCGCGCTTTTGCCATACTTGCCTGCTGCAGCTGCCGCCTCTGCCAACAATATCAATAACATTTCTTTCCAGCTCCTGCTTGGCATCCAGCTAGCAGCAATTGCATTGATATTTGTAGCAACAGCTGTCCAGTGCAAGCTTGGAGTGTTTGAAAGCCCACTGTACGCCCTTGCCTCGCCGCTGGGCGGCGCTCTGGTATCATTTGGCTTTCTGTCAGCAATAGTCGACGCCGGAAATGGAGGCACAGTGAGCTGGCGCGACAGGCAATATACTGTAAGCGAAAATCAGCATCCGATACACTAA
- the cofH gene encoding 5-amino-6-(D-ribitylamino)uracil--L-tyrosine 4-hydroxyphenyl transferase CofH translates to MSMLDSLLKRADPVVAAALERALSGKDISVDEAVALFDSTGLEMNLAVMVADELRRRTVGDDVTYVINRNINFTNVCIKQCGFCAFSRDFREEEGYFLPTEEIVRRAKEAAGLGATEVCIQAGLPPKMDGNLYADICRAVKKELPDMHIHAFSPEEVMYGAIRSETPVPEYLKALKEAGVGSLPGTAAEILDQSLRDIISPGRISVQDWVAVIKQAHTLGIPTTSTIMYGHVETSRHKAEHIALLREIQKETHGFTEFVPLSFVHTEAPMYSHGTVPNIRAGADGNEVIKMHAVARIMLNNHIPNIQVSWVKEGARMSQLLLAAGANDFGGTLINESISTAAGAQHGQLMKPKEIRQLIRSAGRTPVQRSTTYRVLKVFSDEKEDDQESALDSADASQFGSYHQLIKLDKFRYNNNKDAKK, encoded by the coding sequence ATGTCAATGCTTGACTCTCTTTTGAAAAGGGCCGACCCTGTGGTCGCAGCTGCGCTTGAGCGGGCGCTGAGCGGCAAGGACATTTCAGTCGACGAGGCAGTCGCGCTCTTTGACTCGACAGGCCTTGAAATGAACCTTGCAGTGATGGTAGCAGACGAGCTCCGCAGGAGGACTGTGGGCGACGATGTCACCTACGTGATCAACAGGAACATCAACTTTACAAACGTCTGTATCAAGCAATGCGGCTTTTGCGCTTTCAGCAGGGACTTTAGGGAAGAGGAGGGTTACTTTTTGCCCACAGAGGAGATAGTGAGGAGGGCAAAGGAAGCAGCGGGCCTTGGCGCAACTGAAGTGTGCATTCAGGCCGGCCTTCCGCCAAAGATGGACGGCAACCTCTATGCCGACATTTGCAGGGCGGTCAAGAAAGAACTGCCGGACATGCACATCCACGCTTTTTCACCGGAAGAAGTGATGTACGGCGCGATAAGGTCTGAGACGCCGGTGCCAGAGTACCTGAAAGCATTGAAGGAAGCCGGCGTTGGAAGCCTACCAGGGACGGCAGCTGAAATCCTAGACCAGAGCCTGCGCGATATCATTTCGCCGGGCAGGATATCTGTGCAGGACTGGGTGGCGGTCATCAAACAGGCCCATACGCTTGGGATACCGACGACTTCGACCATAATGTATGGCCACGTGGAAACATCGCGCCACAAGGCAGAGCACATTGCGCTCTTGCGTGAGATCCAGAAAGAGACCCATGGCTTTACCGAATTTGTGCCGCTCAGCTTTGTCCATACTGAAGCGCCGATGTATAGCCACGGCACAGTGCCGAACATCCGAGCAGGTGCAGACGGCAACGAAGTGATCAAGATGCACGCTGTGGCAAGGATAATGCTGAACAACCACATACCAAACATACAGGTGTCTTGGGTCAAGGAAGGCGCAAGGATGTCGCAGCTGCTGCTTGCGGCCGGCGCGAACGATTTTGGGGGCACGCTGATAAACGAGAGTATCTCTACTGCGGCAGGCGCGCAACACGGCCAGCTGATGAAGCCAAAAGAGATAAGGCAGCTGATAAGGTCTGCCGGCAGGACACCGGTCCAACGCTCTACCACGTACAGGGTACTGAAGGTATTTTCAGACGAAAAGGAAGATGATCAGGAATCGGCGCTTGATAGCGCAGACGCATCGCAATTTGGATCGTATCACCAATTGATCAAGCTTGACAAATTCAGGTACAACAACAATAAGGATGCCAAAAAGTAA
- a CDS encoding universal stress protein, whose product MKFTKILVCVDGSESSAKAADYAIEIAKNHGAQMIALNVVVSQLGYAYSSGAFGLVTPSTINDLLAKAKQEARKWFDEIERKAAEQGVKVKTEIVASPTSVVPAIVDYAEKNKVDLIVTGTKGRSGFTKLLLGSVASGVVTYATCPVMVVK is encoded by the coding sequence TTGAAGTTTACAAAAATACTTGTGTGCGTGGATGGCTCCGAGTCTTCGGCAAAAGCTGCTGATTATGCCATAGAGATTGCAAAAAACCACGGCGCCCAGATGATCGCACTCAATGTCGTCGTGTCGCAGCTAGGCTATGCATACTCTTCCGGCGCGTTCGGGCTTGTCACTCCAAGCACAATAAACGACCTCTTGGCAAAAGCAAAGCAGGAGGCCAGAAAGTGGTTTGACGAAATCGAAAGAAAGGCTGCAGAGCAAGGCGTCAAAGTAAAGACAGAGATTGTTGCAAGCCCCACCTCTGTGGTGCCAGCGATAGTGGACTATGCAGAAAAGAACAAGGTAGACCTTATTGTGACAGGGACAAAGGGTCGATCAGGCTTTACCAAGCTGCTGCTAGGCAGCGTCGCATCAGGCGTGGTGACCTACGCCACCTGTCCCGTGATGGTAGTGAAATGA
- the cofG gene encoding 7,8-didemethyl-8-hydroxy-5-deazariboflavin synthase CofG, whose amino-acid sequence MLTNPAIAEMLNRAVESGVTKPQAHQLMTECDTDMLVAMAGRIRDRTKPGAVTYSRKVFINLVNLCRDTCTYCTYKKAPSDPLLSMMGPQQVLAVAEAGKKFRCTEALFVTGERPEQKYRQASAWLRSLGHSSTIEYIREMSELVLEKTGLLPHTNAGSMTKKEMSMLKDTNVSLGVMLETSSERLMGKGMPHENAPSKNPKVRIKTLESAGELRIPMTTGLLVGIGETQEELVDSLFVIRQLHEKYGHIQEVIMQNFAPKPETGMAQFPPAPSEYFIRAVAIARIVMPGMNVQVPPNLNPDIFGRYIDAGINDWGGISPVTIDHVNPEFPWPSIESVQKVTEGKGHRLRARLPVYPEFLKGGFITSGRLLQQISLIADSSGLVREDYYVNA is encoded by the coding sequence TTGCTCACAAATCCTGCTATAGCCGAGATGCTCAACCGGGCCGTAGAATCCGGGGTAACAAAGCCGCAAGCGCACCAGCTGATGACCGAGTGCGACACGGACATGCTGGTCGCGATGGCTGGCAGGATACGGGATAGGACAAAACCAGGCGCAGTCACGTATTCAAGAAAAGTGTTCATCAATCTGGTTAACCTTTGCAGGGACACGTGCACCTATTGCACGTACAAGAAAGCGCCGAGTGATCCTCTGCTCTCCATGATGGGCCCACAACAGGTTCTTGCGGTGGCAGAGGCCGGCAAAAAGTTCAGGTGCACAGAAGCGCTCTTTGTCACAGGCGAGCGGCCAGAACAAAAGTACAGGCAGGCGAGTGCGTGGCTCCGCTCCCTTGGGCATTCATCGACCATTGAATATATTCGGGAAATGAGCGAGCTTGTGCTTGAAAAGACCGGCCTGCTTCCACACACAAACGCCGGCAGCATGACAAAAAAAGAAATGTCGATGCTAAAGGACACTAACGTGAGCCTCGGGGTCATGCTCGAGACATCAAGCGAGAGGCTGATGGGAAAGGGCATGCCGCACGAGAACGCGCCAAGCAAGAACCCCAAGGTGAGGATAAAGACGCTTGAAAGCGCAGGTGAGCTCAGAATACCAATGACGACCGGCCTTCTTGTGGGAATTGGAGAAACACAGGAAGAGCTGGTCGACTCGCTGTTTGTGATACGGCAGCTGCACGAAAAATACGGCCACATACAGGAAGTGATAATGCAGAACTTTGCCCCGAAGCCAGAGACTGGCATGGCACAATTCCCGCCGGCACCGTCAGAATACTTTATTCGCGCAGTTGCAATAGCGCGCATAGTCATGCCTGGCATGAATGTGCAGGTGCCACCAAATCTCAACCCTGATATCTTTGGCCGCTATATCGACGCCGGCATCAATGACTGGGGCGGCATATCGCCGGTCACAATTGACCACGTTAACCCCGAGTTCCCGTGGCCGTCGATCGAGTCAGTGCAGAAAGTGACTGAGGGCAAGGGGCACAGACTGAGGGCGCGACTTCCAGTGTACCCCGAGTTCCTTAAAGGTGGATTTATTACATCGGGGCGGCTTTTGCAGCAGATAAGCTTGATAGCCGACAGCTCGGGACTTGTAAGGGAGGATTATTATGTCAATGCTTGA
- a CDS encoding AbrB/MazE/SpoVT family DNA-binding domain-containing protein, which produces MKLQRRFNRKVGHREYSKWIVNLPPQDVERVGWEEGTDLEVIVKDGKLILKPKSQEQTE; this is translated from the coding sequence ATGAAGCTCCAGAGGCGGTTCAACCGCAAGGTGGGCCATAGAGAATATTCTAAGTGGATAGTTAATTTACCCCCGCAAGATGTCGAGCGCGTAGGATGGGAAGAAGGCACTGATTTAGAAGTGATAGTAAAAGATGGCAAACTTATCCTAAAACCCAAAAGTCAAGAACAGACAGAGTAA
- a CDS encoding DUF7347 domain-containing protein codes for MTGETQLRARRTRIKILRAIADRNGVAGFSDIKVSTGLSTGSIYYHLERMGNYVTKDSKHYMITEEGLQFLREADPKYSGLAPPKKEEQVQQPEDSSRSEEMVRQTRHGMRQYYVVAGIIMASIFAFAAAAGVLGGWQVLAVFAGVNTGVAASVIIAVALLVSFVMLGRRAYPIIGYRGTVVSALALGIVFASVLAMFSSPQFTGAAPAQSFDNSMDALRSSYSMHWQIR; via the coding sequence GTGACAGGAGAGACTCAACTGCGTGCCAGAAGGACGAGGATAAAGATTCTCAGGGCAATAGCCGATCGGAACGGCGTAGCCGGCTTTTCTGACATCAAGGTTTCTACCGGCCTTTCTACCGGCTCGATCTACTACCACCTTGAGCGCATGGGAAACTATGTCACAAAAGACTCGAAGCACTACATGATAACCGAGGAAGGCTTGCAGTTTTTGCGCGAAGCAGATCCAAAGTATTCTGGCTTGGCCCCGCCCAAAAAAGAAGAGCAGGTACAGCAGCCAGAAGATTCAAGTAGATCTGAAGAAATGGTTAGACAGACGCGTCATGGAATGCGCCAGTATTATGTCGTTGCGGGCATCATAATGGCATCAATATTTGCATTTGCAGCGGCTGCTGGCGTGCTTGGTGGCTGGCAGGTTCTAGCAGTCTTTGCTGGTGTAAACACAGGCGTCGCTGCATCCGTGATAATTGCTGTTGCGCTTTTGGTGTCATTTGTGATGCTTGGCAGGCGCGCATACCCGATCATTGGATATAGGGGTACGGTAGTCTCTGCGCTGGCCCTAGGGATCGTGTTTGCAAGCGTGCTGGCGATGTTTTCTAGCCCCCAGTTCACAGGAGCTGCGCCGGCCCAGTCTTTTGACAATTCAATGGATGCACTGCGATCGTCATACTCAATGCACTGGCAGATCAGGTAG
- a CDS encoding DUF4443 domain-containing protein, with protein MHMYIRALEKVASRYAPSRALSFDVVHVLAALQLIKTNGRTSRDTLSNNLALGEGTVKTLVKHLKMHALVQTSNGGTKMTAKGESICEGLLSAMPSELSLPKCSVALGRFNYAVLVREFGFAVRSGIEQRDAAIKMGATGATTLIFKEGKFVMPASTHDSLKKEPQVRRMLVEKLRPKEGDVVIIGSADSSEKTAELAAKNAALLTIFSHEKHHHH; from the coding sequence ATGCACATGTACATAAGGGCGCTTGAAAAAGTTGCCAGCAGGTACGCTCCAAGCAGGGCGCTTTCTTTTGACGTGGTGCACGTGCTGGCAGCGCTCCAGCTGATCAAAACAAATGGCAGGACAAGCAGGGACACGCTCTCCAACAACCTAGCGCTTGGCGAAGGAACTGTCAAGACGCTTGTAAAGCACCTAAAGATGCATGCGCTTGTGCAGACTTCAAACGGCGGTACGAAAATGACTGCCAAAGGAGAGAGCATATGTGAAGGCCTGCTCTCGGCTATGCCGTCAGAGCTGAGCCTGCCCAAGTGTTCTGTTGCCCTTGGCAGGTTTAACTATGCGGTGCTTGTCAGAGAATTTGGATTTGCAGTCAGGTCTGGCATAGAGCAGCGCGACGCGGCAATAAAGATGGGCGCGACAGGTGCCACTACCCTCATTTTCAAAGAGGGCAAGTTCGTGATGCCTGCAAGCACACATGACTCGCTCAAAAAAGAGCCGCAGGTGCGCAGGATGCTGGTCGAAAAATTAAGGCCCAAGGAGGGCGACGTGGTCATAATAGGCAGCGCAGACAGCAGCGAAAAAACGGCCGAGCTGGCGGCCAAGAACGCGGCGCTATTGACGATATTCAGTCACGAGAAACACCATCATCACTGA
- a CDS encoding DUF2795 domain-containing protein: protein MSEETPISGPSSSSRFVCKVCGNTFDRRDVLNEHIAEAHHQKRTVTVNDIVNGVFEGKINLPKTKAEIVQYVEENKDKPAVTPEVIQVVKNMPDKQYFDEADLAYGIEQGIR, encoded by the coding sequence ATGTCAGAAGAGACACCCATATCCGGCCCAAGCTCAAGCAGTAGGTTTGTCTGCAAGGTCTGCGGCAATACTTTTGATCGCCGCGACGTGCTTAATGAGCACATTGCAGAGGCACATCACCAGAAAAGGACGGTCACGGTAAATGACATCGTTAACGGCGTGTTTGAAGGCAAGATCAATCTACCCAAGACTAAAGCCGAGATAGTACAATACGTCGAAGAAAACAAGGACAAGCCCGCTGTCACGCCTGAAGTGATACAAGTCGTCAAAAACATGCCCGATAAGCAGTACTTTGATGAAGCGGACTTAGCGTATGGCATAGAACAGGGCATCCGCTAG
- a CDS encoding CDGSH iron-sulfur domain-containing protein has protein sequence MSSNEPFCDGSHNKTLDEQTGKVYIFNKDGTRTEVQ, from the coding sequence TTGAGCAGCAACGAGCCGTTCTGTGACGGCTCGCACAACAAGACTCTGGACGAGCAGACCGGCAAGGTCTACATCTTCAACAAGGACGGCACGCGGACAGAAGTTCAGTGA